tttttatatttttttaaaatattttatgctaaaaataaaaagagggtataagctttttaaattttttagtttaaaattttaaaaataaataaaaataatttaatcatatatataaattaatataatttataagaatttaatttgaaattgataTAAACTATTTCTGTTAAGAATTCTAAAACTTATTagttactatttaaataattataggttattatttgaataaaattatgaaacgcattaatatagttatttataactaaagagCTACCGGCTCCCCTCAAACTAAAAAGCAAAGCACTATACTAATacgtgaaaaaagaaatacgtGATAGAGATGCATATACCCGTAGCATATTGCTTCTAGTTAATGATTGGGATGACCCATTCCCCTTATCTCATTTCCAAGGCCCAACCATTATACGAGAGCTAAGTCTTTCACAAGTCCAACATTCTCTTTTCGCCAACCCAGCTTTCTTCTTCCATTAAGTCACctttttaagttaataaaatgtTAGAGTGATGAACTTATTAAAGTTAAGCTAGCAAAGGTTTATACATTGTCATAAAATCCAACTTATAATCTTAATCAGACAAACATTACTAAGTCTTTTGTCGAGCGAGATAGCTCTATGAAACTCGGATGGAGATTTTTGGGCtcgaatctttatttttttctcttcataattagaataaataaagatatattttaatataatatctcACTAATTtgattaagattttaaatttatattaaataaataaatacgaACGATTTTAatcttcaaattttaaatttcacaTAAATAACatgaaatatataagaatttgttaatttatgatCACATATCAATTTGAGGGAGAAACTTTggacatattatatatatccaATACTCAATTGAAAATACAATTGTTTTATGTAATAAAGTAAGAAAGATATTACCCAATGACAAAAAGCTTTCGCTTTCTTGCTCACTCTCACACTCCTGCCCTATCATAATCAATTaaagaaacaacaaaaaatgaagaacccattaaataaatttcaactcCCATGTTGTCTTTATTAAATTCCTACTCTACCCATCACTCACGACCCCCACAAGCAGGATTGCCATGTCCATTTTTGTCCAATTtattacaataattaattCCATGCCTCCCATTTCTCCTCTCTTCCTCTCTGTATCAGACAATATCCCACATGGGGAAAAACCTGACTAGCGACAGTTACCATTTTACCCTCACTGATTTCCCTCTTTGCCAATCCCTAACTAACCTTCTTCTCTCTGATTGCCCGGACTGCTTCCTGAAATGACCAGTACGCCCTTCACTCTACGTCAACTCACCTGTCATTTGCCAAAAAGGATAGGCCCTTTCTCGTCCACCCGAAATTGTAAAAATGCACACCGCCTATTTCCTCTTTCCTCTCTATCGGACAAAAGATAATCCTCTGAAATTACCATTTTACCCTCAGACATTTCCCTATGTTTCCGATTACCAGAAATGGTTGTTGCAGTGACGAAAATACCCTAATTTTTAAACACCTAAACCAGTAAATCATTGTCATTTTATTGACAAGCACGTGTCCTAATTTGTCCATTCAACAAAAACCACACTTTCCTTGTtgtctttcttctctttcctaaccctaaccctaacccttaaaaaaaaaaatcctagagagagaaaaagttAAGTTTCGGAGAGAGAATAAAATGGACGGTGGCGGTGGCGGTGGCGGTTACAGAATAGAAGCAGAACGGTGGTTGACAATATCAGAAAAGCTATTGACGGCGCGCGATTTTCAAGGAGCGAAAAGTTTCGCGATCCGAGCCAGAGAATCCGACCCGAGATTACTTGAATTCGCGGATCAAATAATCGCTGTGGCAGACACGCTACTCGCCGGagatttaagaataataaatcaCAATACAGGAAGCAATAACCATGATTATTACGCGATATTGCAGTTACCGAGACTGAGTCAGTCAATGGAACTCGTCGCGACTCAGTATAGAAAGTTAGCTTTGTTGTTGAATCCAACAAGGATTAGACTTTCTTTCGCTGATCATGCTTTTGGACTTGTATCCGAAGCTTGGCTGGTGTTTTCAAATCCATCCAAAAAAGCATTGTATGATCATGAGTTGCAAGTGAGTCAATTCGGTCAGCTCGGTCAGTTAGGgcatcaacaacaacaattcGGTCAAGTCGGTGTACCCAGCCATCAAGACTTTCATCATCATCAGGAGCAGCAGCACCACCACCAACAACAGCAGCAGCTACAACAACAGACAACTTTTACGAGTTATACTGAGTCAATTCCGTCAACTCGCTCTGCTCAGCCAAGAATGACTGAGCCGATTCGGCCAATAGCACAGCATAAAGCCGCTCCAACTCCTGAGCCGATTCGTCCTGCTTCTCAACCTAAATCAACAGCTGAGCCGACTCGGCCTTTTCCTGTAGCTCAAAATAAAGCAACTGAGTCAGCTCAACGAGAAACTCCGCCTGTAGCAGCTACCGAGCCGAGCAGGCCAGCTGTCCAGCAAAAATCGCCGGAACCAAGTCGGCCTAATATTCAGACTAATAATGCTGAGTCATCATCACGCGTTACTCCGTCTTCTAACACTGTGACTGAGTCAGAAGTATCGGGTTTTTGGACTGCATGTCCGTACTGTTTTATTCTCTACGAGTATCCGAAAGGGTATGAGGATTGTGCAATCAGGTGTCAAAAATGTAAAAGAGCGTTTCATGCAGCAATGATACCGTCACCGCCTGTGATGGATGGTAAAGATACTTACTTTTGTtgttggggttattttccatTAGGGTTTTCAGGTAATGGAAAAGATGGTGGAGGTGGGTTTGGGTCGACTTGGTCACCAGTGTCGGCAATGTTTGCTACACCTTTACCCGGTACTGAGAAATTAAAGCAAAGTGGTGGTAGTCAAGTAAAGAGATCTGagaggaaaataatttataaagatGATGTGTATATAGATTTATCTGACCctagtgatgatgatgagtcTGATTCTGATGATGATTGGGATAAtaatagaagaaagaaagtgaaaagTAATAAAGGGAAATCGACAACCCCTAGTAAAAATGTGAAGAGAGCACAGAGTGACAGGGGAAAGAAGGTGATTGTTCAAAATGGGGATGGCATCGGCGGTGGTGGAGGTAATGTGCAAGGTGAAGTGAGGAAAGGGGAGGGGAGTAgtgggaagaagagaggagcGAAGGATTTGGGGAAGTTGGATTTGAATGTAATGTTTAGTAACGAGGTGGAAGAGGCCGTGCCGGGAGTTAGTGAAGGGAATGGAGCTGAAAATGGAGAGGAAGATAACATCGAAGGCATCAGTTTTTTTGAAGGTCTTGATGAGTTTCTAAGTAGCTTGCCAATACTCTCTGTTGTTGGAGATGACAAGGTCAAGGCTAGTTAGTGAAGTAAGACTCTtcctttttgttgttgttacattttgttgtttttctttctttgtttttttggtAGTCTTTTGTTGTATGTAGTATTTAATCATGGAGAGGCACCAGCATTTCGTTCGCACATTTGCCTGGTTGTTGACATCCAATGTATATTTTGCAGATTCCTGGTCTCTTTAactttcttaaataatttacttggGTCTTTACGGATCATTTTATTGTAggatagattttaaatttctttatctaATTAGGTCTGATGAACAACTAAGAGTAGTCAATTGCAAGTGATTAGAGAAGCATGAATATATTCTGGCAGAACTTTGTAATAAAAACATTTTGTGAATGTGCATGTAGCCCTTATGTTCTTTTACAGTaagttatttttgtttctatttctaaCAAGAATTTCTCTATTGTCACCATTCGGGATAGTTTGGCTTCAAATGTAGGTTCTATCATTGTCTCTCTCTGCATCCCTTCTTCTCTCACTTTCTAAGACAGATGGTTGTAGTTGTAGCATATATAAACTGTTATTTAACAATGCATGACTGTTCAAACAGGCCTATCCAATACAAAACAAA
The nucleotide sequence above comes from Ricinus communis isolate WT05 ecotype wild-type chromosome 6, ASM1957865v1, whole genome shotgun sequence. Encoded proteins:
- the LOC8266865 gene encoding uncharacterized protein LOC8266865, which produces MDGGGGGGGYRIEAERWLTISEKLLTARDFQGAKSFAIRARESDPRLLEFADQIIAVADTLLAGDLRIINHNTGSNNHDYYAILQLPRLSQSMELVATQYRKLALLLNPTRIRLSFADHAFGLVSEAWLVFSNPSKKALYDHELQVSQFGQLGQLGHQQQQFGQVGVPSHQDFHHHQEQQHHHQQQQQLQQQTTFTSYTESIPSTRSAQPRMTEPIRPIAQHKAAPTPEPIRPASQPKSTAEPTRPFPVAQNKATESAQRETPPVAATEPSRPAVQQKSPEPSRPNIQTNNAESSSRVTPSSNTVTESEVSGFWTACPYCFILYEYPKGYEDCAIRCQKCKRAFHAAMIPSPPVMDGKDTYFCCWGYFPLGFSGNGKDGGGGFGSTWSPVSAMFATPLPGTEKLKQSGGSQVKRSERKIIYKDDVYIDLSDPSDDDESDSDDDWDNNRRKKVKSNKGKSTTPSKNVKRAQSDRGKKVIVQNGDGIGGGGGNVQGEVRKGEGSSGKKRGAKDLGKLDLNVMFSNEVEEAVPGVSEGNGAENGEEDNIEGISFFEGLDEFLSSLPILSVVGDDKVKAS